Proteins co-encoded in one Daphnia carinata strain CSIRO-1 chromosome 3, CSIRO_AGI_Dcar_HiC_V3, whole genome shotgun sequence genomic window:
- the LOC132087870 gene encoding uncharacterized protein LOC132087870, which yields MEFRLGSCRLHVSHFKLCEHGNIFALWFLKVFLLLSVSKLGQQETKSSFSPHRRLHLCLFAFAFAFVFAYSPLRLRLRLFASPPSPIRLSAFAYSPLRLRLFASPPSPIRLSAFASSPSSLLRRLRRLRLFAVFASSPSSPLRRLRLFASSPLRLRLFAVFAVFAFVSSPSPHHRLRLRLITVFAFASSPSSHCLVAAYVFTSSPSFACDQQRWNSRIQEKTHSDRT from the exons ATGGAATTCCGGCTAGG TTCCTGTCGTCTGCATGTCAGCCATTTTAAGTTGTGTGAACatggaaacatttttgctcTGTGGTTTTTGAAAGTTTTCCTATTGCTTTCTGTATCTAAACTA GGCCAACAAGAAACGAAGTCCTCAttttcgcctcatcgccgtcttcatcTTTGcctcttcgccttcgccttcgccttcgtcttcgcctaTTCGCCTCtccgccttcgccttcgcctatTCGCCTCTCCGCCTTCGCCTATTCGCCTCTCCGCCTTCGCCTATTCGCCTCTCCGCCTTCGCCTATTCGCCTCTCCGCCTTCGCCTATTCGCCTCTCCGCCTTCGCCTCTTCGCCGTCTTCGCTtcttcgccgtcttcgccgtcttcgcctcttcgccgtcttcgcctcttcgccgtcttcgcctcttcgccgtcttcgcctcttcGCCTCTTCGCCTCTTCGCCTACGTCtcttcgccgtcttcgccgtcttcgccttcgtctcttcgccttcgcctcatcaccgtcttcgccttcgcctcatcaccgtcttcgccttcgcttCATCGCCATCATCTCACTGCCTCGTCGCTGCCTACGTCTTCACCTCATCGCCATCGTTCGCCTGTGACCAACAACGATGGAACAGTCGAATCCAAGAAAAAACTCATAGCGATAGAACGTGA
- the LOC130693840 gene encoding uncharacterized protein LOC130693840 — MDKIIQQKDDQIMDLQAQLLQQHKILDNSKAKDAQSLSLQAQLGEKNKLEQNSFQTVKEVFPNSNLTEHEDELALGEHSQLFSLPPDSVLNLNSVSAAQKESLVISPCSEGSEQLWDRIWAENGCGTETKIWHKFNMKHGLEFNGGSNQVWKCYRMEESAYR, encoded by the exons atggataagataatacaacaaaaggatg atcaaattatggacctgcaggctcaattattgcaacagcacaaaatattagataacagcaaagctaaggatg ctcaaagtttgagtctacaagctcagctaggggaaaagaacaaattggaacagaacagtttccaaacagtgaaggaggtttttccaaactcaaacctaactgaacatgaggatgaattggcattaggcgaacacagtcag ttattcagtctaccacctgacagtgtgttaaatttaaattctgttagtgctgcacaaaaagaatcgttagtaataagcccatgcagtgaaggaagtgaacaattgtgggaccgtatttgggccgaaaatgggtgtggtacggaaaccaagatatggcacaagttcaacatgaaacatggattag aatttaatgggggatcaaatcaagtctggaagtgttacaggatggaagagtcagcctacagatga